TCATATGGTTAGTGTATATGATGCTTCTTTGAGTACTGtgatatttcttttcatattgcacataaaatgtaaaatcatTAAACTTGATATTTACCTTGCACTTTGCCTGATGTTTACAAGGTgtttaaacatgtaaataaaattgagtaaaaatattttcatattacttttatgtaaaattgtattatgttgtataaaacattaacaatgaaataGAAACAATTTTTCTGCCCTCATTTTAATTATTAGCTGTtgatcacaaataaaaaaaatccatcttAGTTAGTTTTGTGATTTTGAAAATCTCGAATTGTATTGATGTAAACTGTAAGCACAATTGTTTTTGTATGATCTGGTTTAAGAGAAACTGGAGATTTACTGAGTTTCTCATAGCAGTGAATTAGGTGTGCTAATGTcttattttcacttcaagtgaaAACTTCACTAATTTATATATGTGAATGTAAGGTCACAAATGTAGTGTAAACAAGCAgttagaatgtgtgaaaaaaaaatgttttctgtaaaatttaaatCTTATTGAAGTGTGAAttatcaagtttttaaaaattttgaacaaAAGAATTACCCTGatacaaatgtcatgttttaaaaagaactacaataaaaattctaaaaaattttcttttgccTTTTAAGAATGTTgggttattttgttttagactTGTGATACTTACATTGCTGTTACATTTTGTAATGTGCTTCTGATACAGGAATGTTTATATTATCACTTACTCAGGAAGTAAAACTAAAAGTAGGAAACACATGTAATATCTAGTGCTTACACTAGCATTGTTACTTATACAAGTTTAATTTCCCCATATCAGAGTAGAGCACTAGATGAATTTCAAAGTAGTTACCACTGTTTTGTTAtgacaaaaaaattatatcacaGTTAATCTATAATATCTGTGTTTTAAATTTAGgaatataatttctatttttccttaaatttaccttcCAAAAATTCCAACAGTGAGTGGTAAAATGCTGATGCCTTTTAACTTAGACATTCATATTGTTGTTTGGCCAAGGGAAGTTTTTACATTATGTGATGTGTGTGTGGCTAACATATGaaattttcttcactgtttaataacagtttaagctgtataaaaatacatattaggCTCATGTGGATAATAAGTTATTATTGAGTGTATTAGGAAGTTACTTTGAGTCTGAAGTGATGgggtgttatttgtttatttgttagtgAGGTAGGTAGTTAGGTAGTGTGATTATTGAGTTtggtttttgataaaataataaaaaatatgccaTAATATTTATGTAGGAAGAGAATTATCAAGTTATATAATATTGCATGAgcatttattgtaaatttaagcCTATCAATGAACATAAGTTAATTAACTTGTAGAGCTTTTGATTAAagaaatgaagtatttttgttattattaagtgGACAAGATTTTGCATTCTTTTCACCAAATAATCCAAATGAATCTACTCAAAAatcatactattaaaatattgatgCCAGGGTGGTgttattgtattgaaaataaaatcaaaactttaagatattaaaatgtgcttgaattaagataaaacatttcCTGAAGATGAAGAAACAATGgaaagaaaataaagaagtaagaggcagaaaattaaaaattggatTAAGAATAAAAAGAGAAAACTTAGTAGAAAGAGACATAAGATTTACTGAGGAATTAAATCAAAGACAAATCTGAAGAAGCCATAGAAAATGTGCGGATTGAATATGAAAATGCCATGAAGATTTACAGAAAGATAACAACAAGACTAGTGAAGAAGGCAGCAGAAGTACAGAAggattttaatgaaagaaaattgaaaaaaacttaaaatttacagaaaaacatcAGTGAAGTTCAGAAGGATCATAACAGGATcaaagaaaatatagaaaatgtaaaaaaaataacaatgatacTTTTGTAAGGCAAGATGGTCTCTTATATTTCTactatcattattttttaaaattattttctgacaTCATTTATCCTACCTAACAGAAAAACCAGACAAGTTTCTGTAGACTGCTGATTGTAAACAGCAATTCATCAAACTGAAgaataaataagctactgtttgtGTAATATCATACTGAACTCATGAAGGCTTACTACCATAATACAGATTTCAAGTTATTTCTAGTATAGCAGAAGAAGAGACATGTAATCATCTAGTATATCAAAGCAACAAAGTTTGTAGAAAGGAAAATCCAATTTTGAAATATCTAAAGAGTTTTTACTTACTTCAATCACAATCTGTAAGGACAAAAGTTTTATAGATCAAGCAGCATTGAAGTGACTGATGAATTTCCACAATCCAGAAAGTCGCATAGCATGATAACTCTGTAAAGTTCATGAGTACTACTTCATTACTGTGCATTGCCTTAAACAGGATCATGGAAATgctgatttattattttgataacctTGTATAACCAAAGAATGTAAACAGTGTGAGAAGAAAGAAGTATAACATGACTGATCTAAAGTGGAACAGAGCAGAACACAAGGTGAGATGTCCACAGATGAGGAAAAAACTAATGTGGTTTTACAGTCAAAGGCTTAGGCAAAGGATATCAGTGTTAAATTATTTAGTGGGTCAGAAAGGCTGTGGAATAACCCTCATGGCAGAAATGGCAAAATACAGTCCACAGTCAAAGATTTAATAGGCAGAGTGGGATATGTTACACTTATAAGAAGGTTTATTATGTTGAAAATGGAAAATAGCATTAGGcagaaattattatttctgttgGTACTCCACAATTACTGAAACCAAAAGCATTCCACATCCCTTTAACAGATAGATATGTAGGAGTTAGTAAAACACTGAAGAAGATGAGTAAATGTTTTACTGGATTGGATGTTTAAATTTCTTAGGGATTGGCATAAATCATGTAAATTGTGCtgtatgtaaaattattcttgaaagaaataacaagaattacaacaaataaaaaaaaaaattgaaagaggtTTGCTGTCAATGTACTACAGCAGTAGtaataaatgtatcttagtgataGTGGATTATTTCACCAGATGGTTGAGACATATGCTATTTTAACTAAGATCTAATAACTAGCGAGGAAGCTTGTCAGTGAATTTGTTTCAAGTTTTGGGATGCCTATGGAACCTTGCTTATATCAAGGAAGTAACTTTGAATCATCCTTGTTTTAGAGAATTTGtcaaacacttgaaataaaatgatcaagACACCAGCTTTCATTCTCTTTTATGTTGGAATAGTGGAGAGATGCAACAATGTAGTTTTAAGTCAGCTAACTATTTATGTGGGTGAACTAAGAAAATATGTGATCAAGAACTTCCATTCATATTCATCAAACATGAGTATATGAAGCTATAGGCAATACACCAATATAACTGATGATTGGAAGATAGCAAATTTGGACCTTTGTACTATCCAGGTatgaagtgaaatttaaaaaaacacaccaaacacATTCATTACTTTATCTAAGAAGGATTCAAATTAGTTAGTGATAAGATGAAAAGccagtattttacaaataattatatgacAGTATTTCATTGTTGTGACATGATTTATCAACATTGTAAGAAAGAAACAATCTCCAGAGTTATACAGATGCTGGAAAAGACTCTTGCTGTATTCAGAAGAATCAGTGATGTAGGTTGTAGGACAAATGGTTTGAACCAAAGGTCATCCACTGTGGTTATCTTTGGAGGTGTATTGGCAAGACAACCAGTTAATTTCATCATGTTGAAGAGCCTGAAGTTCCTCAAGACTACTTCCAAAGTATCAGCAGGTGTGGAGCCACAAGCTGGTTCCTTAACATTCTACCCCATGTTAAATCCCCTGGTAACaagaaagttttgtttcatttgtcaGTACTTTGATTGTGCTTTGTTTCACAAAATTAATGCTTTGATTATTGTAATGTGtgcatttatgaaaatataaacattgttaactATGGAAGTTTAGGTACcattattttaattgtgaaatagaaCTGTTTAAAGGATTTCATAAGCCAATGAGGAGCAGTGTTTTAGTCTGTTTTAAATAAGGTCAGAGGGGGTTTTATGTAATGAGATGTTTACTTAATGtctcaaagttttaaaaaatttgaaacagtttgaatagtataaaatattaaattaagctAGAGTAGGTGATCATTTTTTATTGAGCCTGTAGTAATATAATTTGATTGAGTTAGTATTTCAGtaccatatttgtgtttcaacaaaatattaaaaaaaaaaatgttatataaagcAAGAAAATTAGCAAGTTAGTGAGAttgctatatttattagtatttacCTCAGGCTTAGGCATGTTAGCAAATATTAGTTAAGCTAACTTGAATAACTTGAGTTgaagaagtaaaattattatattatcattaagtTAACTGGACTTTATAACAAAAGAATCTACCCAATTATATTATACCATCTTGAAGACAAGAGTACACTTAATTCAGTGTTCATAACTTCAGTACAAGAGTAAAATAGCAAACACCAGGTAATGTCAAGCCATGTTAgagttaaacaaaacattaattgaaaTGCATTTATAATTTCAGAACTTTTAAAAGTACAACAGGTACtgattaaaagtaatttgtgaTTTTAAGAATAAGAATGTGAACAAcaactaataaacaaaaatgaggtaagaaatcattttctgtttCATGTCAATGTGTTTTGAATGAAACTTATGTGAAGAAGACTGtataattattgatttttgaacagaattatataaattacatctttaaGGGCTCTTTTGTTAGATACCTATACCATCAACTTCATGAAGTATTTACTGGAAAAACTTCTGAACTCTTGGAAACCACAGAGCATGAGGGCATATGCCAAGTAAAGCCGGGATGAAAGTTCATTTCTTTATCAGCCATACTCCATGTAAGAAagattagtattttgtttttgatattaagAAGTACATGTGATAGTTAATATTGAAATGTAAAGCTGATTATAAATTAGACTAAATATGATTGGTATTATAAGTGTCtgataaaactgaataataattttgCTTCCAACggatattattgtattattaaactTCAGTGAAATAACACCTTGTAGCAATATTTCAGGAACATTATTCATCCTTCTGCACAAGAAATAGCTATTACTTTGTGCCATTGGCCATGAAGACTTTTGTGGCTGCTACAAGCCTTGAAAGAAGCTTCCATCTCTCTATATGTGTATTAATGTGCACCATCCTTTATTGTAATCATCATTAGAGGAAGGAATAACCTTCAAGCACAGTAATCCCCATGAGCACTAACATTTGAAAAAAGGGTCTTTCTTGATGAGGCAAAAGAGATGCACTAAAAGTTGATAGGATAGGGAGATATTGTATATAAAGGATGGGTGATTgattatatgaaatacatttttaggttAAAGAAAATGGTAACTTTAGAAATGTTACTTGCCTCTACATAACAAATAACTAGAATCACATATTGAATGTTGTAGAGGAGCTGGTGCTCTTAAGCATGTagttatttattctgttttaatgtaattaagtACTTTCATCAGCTAtgatttaatgaaaatgtatggatgtcatagtttttttgtttctttgtgattGTCACACATAAATGATTGAACAGATAAAAACATGGATGCTGGTTTCTAGTAATTATCAgttgtgtaatattttgtatgaaactaGAAATTGACCAGGAAGTCAACAAATTGCAGTTTTAATtaaattgcatttttatttactttcttctGCTCTCAAACAATAAGCATGCTTTTATTTTACATGGTCATTCATTTTTGATTATGTAATTGTTTCAGGTGGAGATGCCTCAATCTTTCCCAAAATGCATGACTTTTGTGATCAGGTAAGATCACAACACGGGTTAAAACGTAAAAACTCATATGAAAGTCctcctgaaacaaacaaacgtaataaaacagtttcaacTTCATGCAGTCCTATTAATGAAGCAGTCCAAACTGAGAAAATAGATCATTTGAGTGATCATGAGACTACTAACTTGGCCTTACTAAATGATGGTCAGGCAAGCCAGACAACTGTGTTGGATACTACAGATGTTAATAAAGCAAATCTGACAGGTGTTGACTGTCGGTATTAGACACTTCCACTCTACACCATTCAGACACTCAGGAGGGCTGTCCCAAGAAGGTTGTTACTGGTCAGGATATATTTGATATCCACAGGtgagttatttgtaaatattgagtcattttgttttaattcagaaCAAATTGTGTCTAATATAGGTTTAGTTgttgacatttttattatttatattgaaaatgcAACACAACATTAAAAGACAACAAAGGACCTTTTATAAGTTGTAACTGAAAGTTTCACAGTTTTGTACTCATGGCTTTTTATAGAAGTTTACAGGCTTTTAGTTAAAAAGCATCAACAGAAGCCATTTTATATGACTGTTTCAAGCCAGAAAATGCTAATGCTTTGTCAGAAGAGTtagaaacattaaatacaataagcAAGTGTACTATAACTGTATaatcattattgttttacatcacaaaaaatgCAGTGCAGCCAAACACACCCACTCCACCTGTGTACTTGCATGTTATTTActcatgtttatttgttaatggtATGTACATGTTTATAACTAACCAAAAGGTAATTTTCTTTATTCCATAATTTTGATATCTTCATGATAACTTATTTTGGTAAAATGTGCTATTTCTCATGCACATTTTATTGAAGTAGGACTGAAGTTAGTGCTGTTTTGAAATCGTT
This sequence is a window from Tachypleus tridentatus isolate NWPU-2018 chromosome 5, ASM421037v1, whole genome shotgun sequence. Protein-coding genes within it:
- the LOC143251255 gene encoding tRNA-specific adenosine deaminase 1-like; this translates as MPSKAGMKVHFFISHTPCGDASIFPKMHDFCDQVRSQHGLKRKNSYESPPETNKRNKTVSTSCSPINEAVQTEKIDHLSDHETTNLALLNDGQASQTTVLDTTDVNKANLTGVDCRTGAKCVPGDYQDSQGEGVDYHVTGVLRTKPGRGERTLSLSCSDKMARWNEDNFHIKKTP